One window of the Anoplolepis gracilipes chromosome 9, ASM4749672v1, whole genome shotgun sequence genome contains the following:
- the LOC140669259 gene encoding tubulin beta-1 chain, with the protein MREIVHIQAGQCGNQIGAKFWEIISDEHGIDPTGTYHGDSDLQLERINVYYNEASGGKYVPRAILVDLEPGTMDSVRSGPFGQIFRPDNFVFGQSGAGNNWAKGHYTEGAELVDSVLDVVRKEAESCDCLQGFQLTHSLGGGTGSGMGTLLISKIREEYPDRIMNTYSVVPSPKVSDTVVEPYNATLSVHQLVENTDETYCIDNEALYDICFRTLKLSTPTYGDLNHLVSLTMSGVTTCLRFPGQLNADLRKLAVNMVPFPRLHFFMPGFAPLTSRGSQQYRALSVPELTQQMFDAKNMMAACDPRHGRYLTVAAIFRGRMSMKEVDEQMLNIQNKNSSYFVEWIPNNVKTAVCDIPPRGLKMSATFIGNSTAIQELFKRISEQFTAMFRRKAFLHWYTGEGMDEMEFTEAESNMNDLVSEYQQYQEATADEDAEFDEEQEAEVDEN; encoded by the coding sequence TTTTGGGAAATAATCAGCGATGAGCATGGCATTGACCCGACTGGCACCTATCACGGTGATTCCGACCTTCAACTGGAAAGAATCAACGTATACTACAATGAGGCATCAGGTGGTAAATACGTGCCCCGTGCCATCCTTGTCGATTTGGAACCTGGCACCATGGACTCTGTACGTTCAGGACCATTCGGCCAGATCTTCAGACCGGACAACTTCGTGTTCGGTCAAAGCGGCGCGGGTAACAACTGGGCAAAGGGTCATTACACCGAAGGCGCTGAATTGGTCGACTCGGTTCTCGATGTCGTGAGGAAAGAGGCTGAGAGTTGCGATTGTCTGCAAGGATTCCAGCTTACGCATTCTCTGGGCGGTGGTACTGGCTCCGGTATGGGTACCTTGCTCATCTCTAAGATCCGCGAGGAGTATCCAGATAGAATCATGAATACATATTCCGTTGTACCGTCGCCCAAGGTATCTGACACGGTCGTCGAGCCGTACAACGCCACTCTTTCCGTGCACCAACTCGTTGAGAATACCGACGAAACCTATTGCATCGATAACGAGGCTCTTTACGATATCTGTTTCCGCACTCTGAAACTGTCGACGCCCACATACGGCGATTTGAACCATCTCGTCTCTCTCACGATGTCCGGCGTCACAACCTGTTTGAGGTTCCCCGGTCAGTTGAACGCTGATCTTAGAAAACTCGCCGTAAACATGGTGCCCTTCCCCCGGCTTCACTTCTTCATGCCCGGCTTCGCGCCCCTTACGTCTCGTGGTAGCCAACAGTATAGAGCACTCTCCGTTCCGGAACTTACTCAACAAATGTTCGATGCCAAGAACATGATGGCCGCATGCGATCCTAGGCATGGCAGATATCTCACAGTCGCCGCCATTTTCCGTGGTAGAATGTCAATGAAGGAGGTTGATGAGCAGATGCTCAATATCCAGAACAAGAACAGCTCATACTTTGTCGAGTGGATCCCGAACAATGTCAAGACTGCTGTCTGTGACATTCCACCACGCGGTCTCAAGATGTCTGCCACATTTATCGGCAACTCCACCGCCATCCAGGAACTGTTCAAGCGCATCTCTGAACAGTTCACCGCTATGTTTAGAAGAAAGGCTTTCCTTCACTGGTATACTGGCGAGGGCATGGATGAGATGGAATTCACCGAAGCTGAATCGAACATGAACGATTTAGTATCCGAGTATCAGCAGTACCAGGAGGCTACCGCGGACGAGGACGCCGAGTTCGATGAGGAGCAGGAAGCCGAGGTCGATGAGAACTAA
- the LOC140669479 gene encoding neuropeptides capa receptor has product MGTLGEDENETLDFWRDWDLSNPTEIEYLNKVLGPRYLPLRLVIPLTITYLLIFVAGIFGNVATCTVIIRNASMQTATNYYLFSLAISDLTLLILGLPNELSVFWQQYPWALGTGLCKIRAYVSEMSSYVSVLTIVAFSMERYLAICHPLRVYSMSGLKRPTRFILAAWSIAIVSAIPFAIYTKVNFVEYPPGSGNYSADSAICAMLLPDMPRLPLYELSCIIFFLIPMLVILVVYTRMGLKIKSSTKKMLGPIQGFVHGDSRQTQSRKSIIRMLSVVVIMFFLCWAPFHAQRLLYIYAQDSDYYPDLNEWLYILSGCLYYFSTTVNPILYNLMSVRYRQAFKQTICCRTKRPTNKILMDKGSHLRRRDSMNKVRERSVMCSISHSIAQVKEIFCFTPDRQENAKDANSENTSSFPQNACLLQKDLSSTFLLERGHLLVRQQPSNESTTSTKRSEDTISIAKTNL; this is encoded by the exons ATGGGAACATTGGGGGAGGATGAAAACGAGACGCTCGATTTCTGGCGGGATTGGGATCTGAGCAATCCGACTGAGATCGAATATCTGAATAAGGTGCTTGGACCCAGATACTTGCCTCTGAGATTGGTGATTCCGCTTACGATCACTTACCTGCTGATCTTCGTCGCTGGCATCTTTGGTAACGTCGCCACGTGTACGGTCATCATCCGAAATGCGTCTATGCAGACAGCTACCAATTACTATCTTTTCAGTCTGGCTATATCCGATCTCACTCTACTTATACTGG gTCTCCCCAATGAATTGAGCGTGTTCTGGCAACAATATCCGTGGGCTCTGGGCACAGGGCTTTGCAAGATACGGGCGTATGTCTCGGAGAT GTCATCTTACGTGTCAGTTCTCACGATCGTGGCGTTCTCTATGGAGAGGTATTTGGCCATCTGTCATCCGTTACGTGTCTATTCGATGAGTGGTCTCAAAAGACCGACGCGCTTCATCCTTGCAGCCTGGTCGATCGCGATAGTTTCGGCCATACCGTTCGCGATTTATACCAAGGTCAATTTCGTCGAATATCCGCCAG gaTCCGGGAATTATTCGGCTGATTCGGCGATATGCGCGATGCTTCTGCCCGATATGCCAAGACTTCCCCTTTATGAACTGAGttgtattatattctttttgataCCAATGCTCGTAATTCTTGTGGTATATACGAGAATGGGACTGAAAATTAAGAGCAGTACCAAAAAAATGCTTGGTCCAATACAGGGCTTTGTTCATGGCGATTCTCGGCAGACTCAGTCCAGAAAATCTATCATCAGGATGTTGA GCGTGGTCGTTATCATGTTCTTTCTCTGCTGGGCTCCATTTCACGCCCAACGTTTGCTTTATATCTACGCACAGGATTCCGATTATTATCCGGATTTAAACGAATGGCTGTATATTCTGAGTGGATGCCTGTATTATTTCAGCACCACCGTCAATCCTATTCTCTACAATTTGATGAGCGTCAGATATCGCCAGGCGTTTAAACAAACGATATGCTGCAGAACCAAGAGACCGACCAATAAAATCTTAATGGATAAAGGATCCCATTTGCGCAGACGTGATTCCATGAACAAAGTTCGCGAGCGAAGCGTTATGTGTTCGATTAG CCATAGCATTGCTCAAGTCAAAGAGATATTCTGCTTTACACCGGACAGACAAGAAAATGCCAAGGATGCAAATAGTGAAAATACGAGCAGTTTTCCTCAAAACGCTTGTTTGTTACAAAAAGATTTATCTTCGACGTTTCTTCTTGAAAGAGGACATTTACTCGTTCGCCAACAACCTAGCAACGAAAGCACAACGTCCACGAAAAGATCGGAAGATACGATTTCTATAGCTAAAACCAATCTGTGA